AGGCCAGCCCCATCCACGAGCGCTTCCGCTTCGCCATCACGGACCAGGACCTGGTCACCGACAGCAGCGATCCCCTCTATGCTTACTCAGCAGCGGGGGGCGGAAACATCTTCGCCTTTGATGAGCGCATCAAGCCGACCCTGGCCTCGGCCTTCGTGCAGGATGACCTCCACCTGGGGGCCTGGCTCCTGGCCATGGGCCTCCGCTATGACCGCTACACCCTCCGGGGCCAGAGCACGGGCCAGCTCCAGCCCCGTCTGGGCACCTCCTACCAGCTCAGCACCGGGACCGTGCTCCGGGCCTCCTATGACCGTCTGATGGTGACTCGGGAGAACGAGAACCTGGCCCTCTCCACCTCCCAGAAGGCCTGGGACCTGGGCCCCTATGCCGGCACCTCGGTCCCGGCCCTGAAGCCCGAGATCCAGGACAGCTACACCCTCGGTGCCGAACAGCAGTTGGGCAAGGTGGCCCGGATCATGGTCGAATACTGGGCCAAGGACTCCCGCAACCCCGGGGACAACTCCCAGTTCTTCAACACCGGCGTCCTCTTCCCCATCAGTGCCGCCCGTGGCTTCTTCCGGGGCTGGAACACCCGGCTGGATCTGGTCCCCATCCACGGATTCTCAGGCTACGTGAGCCTGGGACACACCCGGGCGGTCTTCGAAGGCCCCGTCACCGGGGGACTGCAGTTGGAGGCCGCGGAGGTGGGCGCCGGAGAGAAGTTCCTGATCGACCATGACGAGAAGCTCTCGGGACAGATGGGCCTGCGCTTCGAACAGAAGGGCTTCGCCGTCCAGGTCCAGGGTCGCTATGACTCCGGCCTGGTGGCCGGTGACCCCTCAGAAGCCACCGGCAATCCCGACCTGGCCTTCGGCACCACCTATGTCCACCAGGACTCCGAGGGGACCTGGCGCGTCAAACCCCACACCATCTGGGATCTGGGCACCAGCCAGACCCTGGCCCTGCAGGGGGGACGCAAGCTCACCCTTGGAGCCGACCTCCTGAACGTCCTGGACGAAAAGGGGCTCTACAACTTCCTCAGCGAGTTCGGAGGCACCCATGTGCTTCCCCCCCGCACCTGGAATCTGAAGGTCAAATATGCTTTCTGAGCTTCTCCACTCCCCCTGGGCGGCAGCCCTCGGTGCCAGCCTGGCCACGGGACTCGGGGGGGTCCTGGTGGCGGGCCTGTCCCTCCGGCTCCCGGACCGGCTCCTGAAGAAGGCCCTGCCCCTCTCCCTCAGCTTCGCCACCGGCGCCCTCCTGGGCGCGGTCTTCCTCGACCTCCTGCCCGAGCTCACGGAGGCCCTGCCCCACCACCGGGGCTTTCTGGCCGTCCTCGTCGGCATCCTGCTCCTGCACCTGGTGGAACGGACCTGGATGGGCCACCAAGACAGCTCACATGCCGGAAGCATCCAGCCCGGCACCCGAGCCATCGTCATGCTGGGGGACGGCCTCCACAACTTGGTGGACGGTCTGGCCCTCGCAGCGGCCTTCAGCACCTCCCCGGCCGCCGGACTCGCGGTCACCGTGGCCATCTTCGTCCACGAAGTCCCCCACGAGCTGGCGAACTTCGCCCTGCTCCTGGAATCGGGCCTGTCCCGCCGCCAGGCGCTATGCCTCAATGCCCTCTTCAGCCTGCCCTCGCTCATCGGCGCGGCCGGTGGCATGGTGGCCCTGGGCCACTTCGAGCACCTGGCCCCCTATGCCCTCGCCCTGAGCGCCGCCAGCTTCCTCTACATCACCCTGGCGGACCTGATCCCGGGGCATCGGAAGCCGGTGAGCCACCGCCGCTTCGCCGCCCAGATCCTGCTCATCCTCCTGGGGGTGCTGCTGGTCGGTGGCGTGGGACACCCCGCCTGAGCCTTCGGCCTCAGCGCCCCAGCACCCGGGGAATCCGACCGGCCTGCATCAGCAGGTCGGCCAGCACCAGGGCAGTCATGGCCTCCAGGACCACCGGGACGCGCAGGGCGATGCAGGCATCGTGGCGCCCCCCCACGGAGAGATCCGTGAGCCCACCCGTCGTCATGTCCACGGTCCGCTGGACAGCATTGATGCTGGAGGTGGGCTTGACCGAGACCCGGAAGACCAGCTCATTACCGTTGCTGATGCCGCCGTTGATGCCCCCGCAGTGATTGGTCCGGGTACGCCCGTCCACGGACTCGATGGCGTCGTTGAAGTCGCTGCCCCTGGAGCGGGCCGCGGCCCAGCCGTCCCCGAATTCCAGAGCCTTGGTGGCCGGGATGGCAAAGACCGCATGGGCGATGAGGGACTCGACGGAGTCGAAGAAGGGCTCCCCGAGCCCCGCGGGCAGGCCCTGGACCCGGCACTCGACCAGACCCCCGATGGAGTCCTCGGCGGCCATGGCCTCGGCGATGGCCGCCTCGATGTCCTGGCGTCCACCCACCTCTAGCAGGCGGGCCTCCACCCTGATGTCGCCCAGGAGCTTCTTGGCGATGACCCCCGCCGCCACCACCCCGGTGGTGAGACGCCCGGAGAAGTGACCACTGCCCCGCATGTCCGCGAAGCCCCCGAACTTCTGAAGGGCCACCCAATCGGCGTGCCCGGGCCGGGGGACCCGCTTGAGGTGCTCGTAATCCCCGGACTTGGTGTTGCGGTTCTCCACCACGATGAGCATGGGCGCCCCGGTGGTGACCCCCTTCAGGATGCCGGTCTGGAGCAGGGGGCGGTCATCCTCCTGACGGGGCGTGGTGCCCGGGGCCTTGCCACCCCGGCGTCGCTCCATGTCCGCAAGGAAGTCGGCCTCCTGCAACTGGAACCCCGCCGGAAGCCCGTCCAGAAGGACGCCCACGCAGGTCCCGTGGGACTCACCGAGGATGGAGATGCGGAGGTGGCGGCCAAAGGTGTTCATCAGTACTCCCTCCTGAAACGTACACCGAGGTGGCAGCTTTTCAAAACACAAGGCGAGACCCCGCCAAAGGGCGGGGTCTCCGGAGGGAATCGGCGAGGATCAGGAGGCTGTCAGGCCTCCTTGGCCAGGCTGGCCTGGGCCTTGTTGAAGTCCGCCAGGGCACTGAAAAAGGCCTCGACGTTGGCCTGGGGGCTGCCGGGAGGCACATCGCAACCGGTGGAGAGGACGAAGGTCTTGTACCCCGCGGCCTTGGCCAGGAGCTCGTTGACCTTCTCGCGGACCATCTCGGTGGAGCCCATGCGCATGACATTGGAGGGGTCGATGTTGCCAGCGGCCACGCAATGGCCGGGAATCTGGGGGAGGATGTCCATCATGTCCACGGCATTGCCGAAGTGGAAGACCTTGCAACCGGTCTCCAGCATGGCATCCACCTGCTTGACCGTGTGGCCGCAGTTGTGGAGCACCACCAGGAAGCTCTCGTCCTGGACTTGGTCGACGATCTGCTTCACATAGTCGAAGGCGAAGGTCTTGCACATGGCGGGGGAGAGCAGGCCAGCGGTGGGCTCGGCCATGATCACGCCATGGGCCCCGGCCTTCTTGAACTCGTTGATGTAGTCCGCCACGTACTGGGTGCACTTGGCCATGAGGGTGTGGATCATCTCAGGATTGCGCCGCACGGCGATCATGATCTGGGTGACATCGAAGAGACGGCCGGCCAGGGAGAAGGGCCCGATGACGCCCCCGAAGGTGGGACGGTCCGTGATCTGTTCGGCAGAGAGGCGGGCGGCCTCCAGATAGGCACCGGTACGCATCAGACCCGCCTTGGGCACCTCCAGAGCCTCGATGCTGGCCTGATCGGTCACGATGGGGGCCGTGACGGTGGGGGCCTCGTGGTCAGAGAACTTCACCGGGCTGCCGAAAGTCTCGGCCTCGGCGGAGAGGTCCATGATGGTGATGGCCGCCGAGGAGGGGTATTTCTCGGCCAGGGCCTTGATGCACTCGAACTGCACCTGGCCGTTGCTCACGATATCGGTGATCTTGGCACCGGTGAGGTCCGCGCCGGGGTAGGTGACGACGGGCAGGGCCTTCCGCTCGGGAGCGGCCAGGATCTCTTCAACCCACTGGTACATGTTGCGCTTCATGAGGAGCCTCCAGTATTCGTTCTCGATCAATCGAGAAAAATTTATCCATTTCGTGTTAAAAGAAAGGCACGCACATCCGTGCCTGCCTAGCAGAGTCCGGAGACGCCCCAGAGCCCTCAGGCTTCCCGGGAAGCGCCCCTCTGGTCATATGATAGAACTGATCAGACCAGCAGCAAGCAAGAATGGGAAACAAATAACCAAGTCTATCAGTTGACAATTAACAACTACCCCATCGTGAATATTTCCACAAAAAAGAGGCGCCCCCAGGGCGCCTCTTTTTTGTGGACTGGCCCTCTCAGGGATAGAGTCCCCGGCGCTCCCGGCTGGAGAGGACCCGGGTGCAGGCCACCACGAAAGCCGCTGTCCGGAGAGGCACCTTCAGCTCCTGGGCTGTGGCCCAGATCCGCCCGAAGGCATCGACCATGATGTGATCGAGCTTCTCGTTGATCTCATCCTCCCCCCAGAAGAAGCTCTGGATGTCCTGGACCCACTCGAAGTAGGAGACGGTCACGCCCCCGGCATTGGCGATGACATCCGGGACGACGCTAATCCCCCGCTCCCGGAGGATGTCGTCAGCGGCAGGCAGGGTCGGACCGTTGGCCCCCTCCAGCACGATCTTCGCCCGGATCCGGGCGGCCCTGGCGGCCGTCACCTGCCCCTCGAGGGCCGCCGGCACCAGGAACTCGCACTCCAGCTCCCAGAAGGCCTCGGAGTCGAAGGGTTCTGACTCCGGAAAATCCTTCACCCCGCCTGTCTTCTCCTGCCAGGCCAGCAGGGCCGGAATGTCCAGCCCCTTGGGGTTGTAAATGGTCCCCGTGTGGTCCTGGACGGCGAGGACCCTGGCCCCATGGGTGTGGAAGAGCTCGGCGGCCGCCCCCCCCACATTCCCGAAGCCCTGCAGCAGCACCCGGGCTCCCTCCAAGGGGATCCCGAGATTCCGGGCCGTCTCCCGCCCGACCACGAAGATGCCCCGGCCCGTGGCCTTCAGCCGGCCCAAAGAGCCCCCCAGCTCGATGGGCTTGCCGGTGACCACCCCGGTGGCCGTCGCACCGACATTCATGGAGTAGGTGTCCATCATCCAGGCCATGATCTGGCCGTTGGTGTTCACATCCGGAGCCGGGATGTCCTTGTCGGGGCCGATGATGAGCCCGATCTCGCTGGTGTAGCGGCGGGTGATCTTCTCCAGTTCCCGCAGGGAGAGTGTGGAGGGATCGACCCGGATCCCTCCTTTGGCACCACCATAAGGCAGGTTCACCGCCGCATTCTTGACGGTCATCCAGGCCGCCAGCGCCATGACCTCTTCCAAGGTCACCGCCGGGTGGAAGCGCACCCCTCCCTTCCCCGGGCCGCGGGTCAGGCTGTGCTGGACCCGGAAACCCTCGAAGTGGCGGACCGAGCCGTCATCCATCTCAATGGGGACATCCACGATCAAGGCCCGCTTCGGGCGGCGGAGGGTGTCGGCGTACCTGGACAGGGACCCCAGGTAGGGCATGACCCTGTCTACCTGTTGCAGGTAGGTGGCCCAGGGGCCTTCCGGGTTTGTGCAGACATAGGAGAGGGAATCCACTGGCACCTCCACTGCAGGACTGAAAAGTTTCTCGGCAGACCCGCACCTCCACTATAGGAAGCGGGGATGCCCCTCCTGGGGCCGATTGGAATAAATTACGAAGGCATGACAGGCATTCCGCCTTCTTTTTTCAGTGCCTCCCCTGCAGCACCGCAAGGTGCTCGAAGAAGGCTGGATAGGACTTTGCGACGCATCCTGGCCCTTGGATGCCCACGGGGGCGCTGGCGTGCAGGGCGGCGATGGCGCCGGCCATGGCGATGCGGTGGTCGTTGCGGGAGTCCACCATGCCGCCGTGGAGAGGCCCGCCGGTGATCCGCATGAGATCGCCCTCCACCCTCACCTGGCCGCCCAGGGCCCCCAACTCCTCCACCAGGGCCGTGGCCCGATCGCTCTCCTTGTGCCGGAGGCGCTCCGCCCCCCTGAAGACCGAGGTGCCCGCGCAGTGGCAGGCCAGGACCGCCAGGGGCGGGAAGAGGTCAGGACAGTCGGTGGCATCGAAATCAAAGGCCTTGAGGGGGGTCTGGAGCACCCGCACCGTGCGCGGGGAGATCCACTCGGAGTGCGCCCCGGCGGCGGCCAGGGCGTCCAGGATCACCCGGTCTGCCTGACTGGAGTCCGGCAGCAGCCCGGAGAGGGTGACCTCCCCGGCGATGGCGCCCGCCACCAGGGGGAAGGCCGCCCCCGACCAGTCACCCTCCACCTCCACATCCACCCCGGTGCAGGTCTGTCCCCCCGGGATCACGAAGCGCGAGAGGTCATCGGCGGCCTCCACCCGCAGCCCGAAGCTGCGCAGCACATCCAGGGTCATGCGGACGTAAGGGCCGCTCTTGAGGTTTTTCACCGTGAGGACACTGTTCCCCACCGCCAGCGGCAGGGCAAGCAGGAGGCCGGTCAGGAGCTGGCTGCTGAGACTGCCATCGATCTGCGCCTGGCCACCCTTCAGGGGCCCCCGGATGGTGACCGGTGGACAGCCCCCCTGGGTCTCCACCTGGACGCCCAGCTGCTGGAGGGCCTCCACGATCATCCCCATGGGGCGGGTGGCCAGGGAGCCATGACCAGCCAGGCTGAGGGGTCCCTCGAAGAGGGCTGCCACGGCGGCGGCGGAACGCAGGCAAGTGCCAGATTCTCCACAATCGAGGACCTCACCGGTGGGACGTCCACCTCCCGTCACGCGCACTTCGGTGCCCTCGACCTCGACCCTGGCACCCAGGGCGCGGACCACGTTGAGGCAGGCCCGGACATCCCCCGAGTCCCCGGGGTCCTGGATGCGGGTGGTGCCCTGGGCCAGGGCGGAGAGCAGGAGCACCCGCTGGGCATGGCTCTTGGAGGCGGGGGCCCGCAGGCTCCCCTTCACGGGACCGGGTTGGATCTGGATCATGCTTGGTCTCCCAGGAGCAGGGGGGCGGTCTCGTCGAGCTCCAGGGGATGGACCCTGCCCTGCCCCAGCGCCTCCAGGAGGATCCAGTTGATGCGTGAGCCCCGGCGCTTCTTGTCCTGGCGCATGGAGGCCAGGGCGGTGCGCAGCTGCTCCTCCGTCACCGCCACCGGCAGCCCCAGGCGAGCCAGGAGGGCGATCAGGCGCTCTGCCTCCGCGGTCGGGAACCCCGCACGCTTCACCGAGATGCGGGCGGCGGCCACCATGCCCAGGGCCACCCCCTCGCCGTGGGTGATGCTGCCCGGCTCCAGGGTCTGCTCCAGGGCGTGGCCCAGGGTGTGCCCGAAGTTCAGGAGCATGCGGACCCCCTTCTCATCCTCGTCCTCCTGGACCACGTGGGCCTTCACCGCCACCGCGCCGGAGGCGGCCCGGGAGAGGGCCTCGGGCTCCAGGGCCACCACCTTTTCGGCATCCTGCTCCAGCCACTCGAAGAGGGCCCGGTCGGCGATGGCCGCGGACTTCACCGCCTCCGCCAGCCCGCAGAGGATCTCCCGGCGAGGAAGGGTTTGGAGGGTCGTGGCATCGATGAGTACGAACTCCGGCTGGCGGATCACACCCACCATGTTCTTGAATCGGTGGAAGTTGACGCCATTCTTGCCCCCCACGGCCGCATCCACCTGAGCCAGCAGGGTGGTGGGGGCAAAGCCGAAGCTCAGGCCCCGCATGTAGGTCGAAGCCGCAAAGCCCGCGATGTCGCAGACAATGCCCCCGCCCACCCCGATGACCAGGCTGGAGCGGTCCAGCTCACGCTCCATGAAGGCGTCGTAGAGCCCCTCCACGGTGGCCAGGGTCTTGTGGACCTCGCCCAGCCCCACCTGGAGGACATCGAAGCCCGCCAGTCGGTGCCCCTGAGCGGCAAAGACGTTGGCATCGGTGATGACCACCGTCTTCCGACCCCGGGCGAGCTCCGGGAGCTGCTCCAGGGAGGCCTCTGTCAGGATTCGGCTGGTGCCCGTGGGGGCCTTGAGGATGCGTTCGTTCATATCGGAATCCCAGGAGCGATCGATGATTCAGCGGAAGAAGGTCTTCAGGCGTTCCAGGCCCCGCTCCAGCTCGGCGGCGGGGGCGGCGATGGAGAGCCGCAGGTGCCCGGGGGCGCCGAAGGCGGCGCCGCTGAGGGTCTTCACCCCGGCCTCGTCCCGGAGGCGGGCCACCAGATCGCTGTCCTGCTCCACGCCATGGGCGGCCATCCAGTCCGCCACCCGGGGGAAGAGGTAGAGAGCTCCCTGGGGCAGGTGGGCCTGGAGCCCGGGAATCCCGGAAAGAGCCGCATGCGCCTTGTCCCGACGGTCCCTCAGGCTCTCAACAGTCTCCCGCTGCCAGGAGCCATCCAGAGCCAGGGCCGCCAGAGCGGCGTGCTGGGCGATGATGGAGGGGTGGGTCACAGTGCTGGAGGCCAGGGCCACCATGGCCTTGATGAGGGGGGCCGGAGCCGTGGCGGAACCCAGGCGGTAGCCGGTCATGGCGAAGCGCTTGGAGAAGCTCTCCACCACCACACAGCGGTCCGCAAGATCAGGGGCCTGGGCTAGAAAGGGTCGCTCGGGGCCATCATAGGTGACCGTCCCATAGACCTGGTCAAGGATCACCCAGAGCCCCCGCTCCCGGGCCACCTTGGCCAGGTGGGCGAGGCGGGGCTCATCCCAGATGCGGCCCGTGGGATTGGAGGGTTGGTTGAGGATGACGGCCCGGGTGCGGCTCGTCAGGGCCGCATCGATGGCCTCGAGGGCAGGCAGAAGGTCAGCCCCCGGCTGGACGATGACCGGCACCCCTCCACACCAGGTCACCTGATCCTTGAAGGTGGGCCAGTAGGGGGCGAAGATCAGCACCTCGTCCCCGGGCTCCAGGATGCAGCGGAGGGCATCATGGATGGCCGCCTTGCCCCCGGCGGTCATGAGGGTGTTCTCTGTCGAGCGGGCCACACCATCCCGCCGGGCCAGATCCTGGCTCACCGCATCCCGCAGCGCAGGCAATCCCGCCGCCGGGCCGTACTTGGTGCGCCCCTCGGAGATCACGCGGCAAGCCGCCTCCCGGGCCTCCTGGGGCGGCAGGAAGTCAGGCTCCCCCACCGTGAGATCCACGGGATCGGGATGCTTGCAGAGCGCCGCCGCCGCCGCCATGGTGGGCGAAATCCCCACCGAGGAGGCACGGGCGTTGAGGGAAGGCATGGACTCGGAAGAAATCATAAAAACCTCTGAAAGCTCTACCTCCAAGACACGAAGAAGGGCAGAAGACAGGGAAATGACGGATCATCTACGCCTGGTGCCTTGGAGGTGAATCTTTTCCTTAAGACCAGATCCTGCCCTGCCCGGCGACGATGGGGCGCAGGTCGGCCATGAGCTTGTGCATGTCCTCCCCGGTGAGGGCCTGCTCCTTGTCGCAGAGGGCCTCCTCGGGGTGGGGGTGGGCCTCGACGATGAGACCGTCGGCCCCTGCGGCGGCGGCGGCCAGGGCGAGGGGCATCACCAGTTCCCGCTCACCAGCGGCGTGGGAGGGGTCCACGATCACCGGCAGGTGGGTCAGCTTCTTCAGGACGGGTACGGCGCTCACGTCCAGGGTGGAGCGGGTGGCGGTCTCGAAGGTCCGGATGCCGCGCTCGCAGAGGATCACCTGCTGGTTGCCCCCCGCCAGGATGTATTCGGCTGCCAGGAGCAGCTCCTTCACCGTGGCGCTCATGCCCCGCTTGAGCAGGATGGGCTTGTCCAAGCGACCCAGCTCCTTCAGAAGGCTGAAGTTGTGCATGTTGCGGGCACCCACCTGGAGGATGTCGGCGTGGGCCGCCACATGGAGAATGTCCTCGATGGCCATGACCTCGGTCGTGACAGGCATGCCGTACTGGCGGCCGGCCTCCTGGAGGTACCGGAGACCCTCCACACCCAGTCCCTGGAAGGAGTATGGGGAGGTGCGGGGCTTGTACGCACCGCCGCGCAGGATGGTGGCCCCGGCGGCCTTGACCATGGCCGCGGCCTCCAGGATCTGCTCCCGGCTCTCCACAGCGCAGGGTCCGCTCATCATCACGAAGGTGCCTTCACCCAGGGTGACGTTGCCGATCTTGAAGGTGGTGCGCTTGGGCGCGGCCTTGGGGGTGGGCATCGCCACGGCCTCGATCCTGCAGCTGGGCTGGATGGGTGCGGGGGCGGGATCGCTCGGGATCTCCAGGTGCTGTTCCTGCTTCCGGGTGCGGAAGGGGTAGCTGCCCAGGATGCGCAGATGGTTGCAGCAGCCCCGGAGCTGACGCAGGGCCGTGGCGAGGTTGGGGGCGTCCTTGTGCCCCTCCACATCCACGAAGAAGAGGTATTCCCAGGGGATGTCGGGCTGGGGGCGGCTCTCGATGCGGGTCAGGTTGATG
The sequence above is drawn from the uncultured Holophaga sp. genome and encodes:
- the aroF gene encoding 3-deoxy-7-phosphoheptulonate synthase; translation: MEPTPKDNPENLDLARKEIDEVDRELLRLLARRFDAVRQVATAKRNEEAKSILDSTRELAVQAHWVQDAEALGLSAPFARRILKEVLNHSRRIQEPLLSGPAEEPVHTLKVGYQGVPGAYSSLASAHLMATRTSAQVEYIGFATFPDVADALLGQEIDYAFLPVENSIGGSIMDVNRLIVEQSFHVVDEEVWEVEHVLAARSGVKVEDLREVRSHPAALTQCETFLRSLEGVERVAWFDTAGAAASLESEDLPHVGAICSEDAAHHYGLNVLERGIADRDRNETRFLLLSLEPETPDQRLACKTSLVFKTNHTEGALAKALAILADAGINLTRIESRPQPDIPWEYLFFVDVEGHKDAPNLATALRQLRGCCNHLRILGSYPFRTRKQEQHLEIPSDPAPAPIQPSCRIEAVAMPTPKAAPKRTTFKIGNVTLGEGTFVMMSGPCAVESREQILEAAAMVKAAGATILRGGAYKPRTSPYSFQGLGVEGLRYLQEAGRQYGMPVTTEVMAIEDILHVAAHADILQVGARNMHNFSLLKELGRLDKPILLKRGMSATVKELLLAAEYILAGGNQQVILCERGIRTFETATRSTLDVSAVPVLKKLTHLPVIVDPSHAAGERELVMPLALAAAAAGADGLIVEAHPHPEEALCDKEQALTGEDMHKLMADLRPIVAGQGRIWS
- a CDS encoding aminotransferase class I/II-fold pyridoxal phosphate-dependent enzyme, with translation MPSLNARASSVGISPTMAAAAALCKHPDPVDLTVGEPDFLPPQEAREAACRVISEGRTKYGPAAGLPALRDAVSQDLARRDGVARSTENTLMTAGGKAAIHDALRCILEPGDEVLIFAPYWPTFKDQVTWCGGVPVIVQPGADLLPALEAIDAALTSRTRAVILNQPSNPTGRIWDEPRLAHLAKVARERGLWVILDQVYGTVTYDGPERPFLAQAPDLADRCVVVESFSKRFAMTGYRLGSATAPAPLIKAMVALASSTVTHPSIIAQHAALAALALDGSWQRETVESLRDRRDKAHAALSGIPGLQAHLPQGALYLFPRVADWMAAHGVEQDSDLVARLRDEAGVKTLSGAAFGAPGHLRLSIAAPAAELERGLERLKTFFR
- a CDS encoding Glu/Leu/Phe/Val dehydrogenase: MDSLSYVCTNPEGPWATYLQQVDRVMPYLGSLSRYADTLRRPKRALIVDVPIEMDDGSVRHFEGFRVQHSLTRGPGKGGVRFHPAVTLEEVMALAAWMTVKNAAVNLPYGGAKGGIRVDPSTLSLRELEKITRRYTSEIGLIIGPDKDIPAPDVNTNGQIMAWMMDTYSMNVGATATGVVTGKPIELGGSLGRLKATGRGIFVVGRETARNLGIPLEGARVLLQGFGNVGGAAAELFHTHGARVLAVQDHTGTIYNPKGLDIPALLAWQEKTGGVKDFPESEPFDSEAFWELECEFLVPAALEGQVTAARAARIRAKIVLEGANGPTLPAADDILRERGISVVPDVIANAGGVTVSYFEWVQDIQSFFWGEDEINEKLDHIMVDAFGRIWATAQELKVPLRTAAFVVACTRVLSSRERRGLYP
- the aroB gene encoding 3-dehydroquinate synthase; translation: MNERILKAPTGTSRILTEASLEQLPELARGRKTVVITDANVFAAQGHRLAGFDVLQVGLGEVHKTLATVEGLYDAFMERELDRSSLVIGVGGGIVCDIAGFAASTYMRGLSFGFAPTTLLAQVDAAVGGKNGVNFHRFKNMVGVIRQPEFVLIDATTLQTLPRREILCGLAEAVKSAAIADRALFEWLEQDAEKVVALEPEALSRAASGAVAVKAHVVQEDEDEKGVRMLLNFGHTLGHALEQTLEPGSITHGEGVALGMVAAARISVKRAGFPTAEAERLIALLARLGLPVAVTEEQLRTALASMRQDKKRRGSRINWILLEALGQGRVHPLELDETAPLLLGDQA
- a CDS encoding chorismate synthase, whose translation is MNTFGRHLRISILGESHGTCVGVLLDGLPAGFQLQEADFLADMERRRGGKAPGTTPRQEDDRPLLQTGILKGVTTGAPMLIVVENRNTKSGDYEHLKRVPRPGHADWVALQKFGGFADMRGSGHFSGRLTTGVVAAGVIAKKLLGDIRVEARLLEVGGRQDIEAAIAEAMAAEDSIGGLVECRVQGLPAGLGEPFFDSVESLIAHAVFAIPATKALEFGDGWAAARSRGSDFNDAIESVDGRTRTNHCGGINGGISNGNELVFRVSVKPTSSINAVQRTVDMTTGGLTDLSVGGRHDACIALRVPVVLEAMTALVLADLLMQAGRIPRVLGR
- a CDS encoding uroporphyrinogen decarboxylase family protein; its protein translation is MKRNMYQWVEEILAAPERKALPVVTYPGADLTGAKITDIVSNGQVQFECIKALAEKYPSSAAITIMDLSAEAETFGSPVKFSDHEAPTVTAPIVTDQASIEALEVPKAGLMRTGAYLEAARLSAEQITDRPTFGGVIGPFSLAGRLFDVTQIMIAVRRNPEMIHTLMAKCTQYVADYINEFKKAGAHGVIMAEPTAGLLSPAMCKTFAFDYVKQIVDQVQDESFLVVLHNCGHTVKQVDAMLETGCKVFHFGNAVDMMDILPQIPGHCVAAGNIDPSNVMRMGSTEMVREKVNELLAKAAGYKTFVLSTGCDVPPGSPQANVEAFFSALADFNKAQASLAKEA
- a CDS encoding ZIP family metal transporter; the protein is MLSELLHSPWAAALGASLATGLGGVLVAGLSLRLPDRLLKKALPLSLSFATGALLGAVFLDLLPELTEALPHHRGFLAVLVGILLLHLVERTWMGHQDSSHAGSIQPGTRAIVMLGDGLHNLVDGLALAAAFSTSPAAGLAVTVAIFVHEVPHELANFALLLESGLSRRQALCLNALFSLPSLIGAAGGMVALGHFEHLAPYALALSAASFLYITLADLIPGHRKPVSHRRFAAQILLILLGVLLVGGVGHPA
- the aroA gene encoding 3-phosphoshikimate 1-carboxyvinyltransferase, yielding MIQIQPGPVKGSLRAPASKSHAQRVLLLSALAQGTTRIQDPGDSGDVRACLNVVRALGARVEVEGTEVRVTGGGRPTGEVLDCGESGTCLRSAAAVAALFEGPLSLAGHGSLATRPMGMIVEALQQLGVQVETQGGCPPVTIRGPLKGGQAQIDGSLSSQLLTGLLLALPLAVGNSVLTVKNLKSGPYVRMTLDVLRSFGLRVEAADDLSRFVIPGGQTCTGVDVEVEGDWSGAAFPLVAGAIAGEVTLSGLLPDSSQADRVILDALAAAGAHSEWISPRTVRVLQTPLKAFDFDATDCPDLFPPLAVLACHCAGTSVFRGAERLRHKESDRATALVEELGALGGQVRVEGDLMRITGGPLHGGMVDSRNDHRIAMAGAIAALHASAPVGIQGPGCVAKSYPAFFEHLAVLQGRH